TTTTCAAAGAAGTGGTCGATCGATTCACCTTTACAGCTGGAGGGCACCAGCGACTCCACCCGCACCTGATCCGGCTCGATGTTGTAGCCCGCTTCTCGCGCCAGAATCACCAGCTTACGCATCACGTCCTGGCCCGAAAGGTCAACCCGCGGATCAGGCTCTGTCAGCCCCTGCTGCCATGCCTGATCCACCAATTCGGTGAACGGCACCGTGCCATCAAATTGCAGGAACAGCCACGAGAGCGTACCGGAAAAAATTCCGCTGATGGCCAGGATCGAATCCCCGCTCTCCCGCAAATCACGCACCGTATGGTTAACCGGCAGGCCCGCACCCACGGTGGCGTTGTACAACCAATGGCGACCGGTTTTGGTAAAGGCATCGCGAATCTGCCGCCAGCTCTGACTATTCGACGCGCCAGCCACCTTGTTAGCGCTGATGACATGAAAACCGTGGCTGGCGAAATCCAGATACTGCTGCGCGAGCGGCTCACTGGCGGTGACATCCAGCACCACCAAATCATCGAACGGGTGCGCACGCATCCACAGGAACAGCGACTCTTCATCGCGCTCCTCGGCTTCATCATCAAAGAACGCCAGTGCACGGCTGGCCTCAAGTCCGTCATAGCTCAGCAGGCTACGGCGGCTGTCCGCCACACCTGCCAGAATGAACTCAAACCCGGTGCGCGCCGACAACGTCTCCTGCTCGCGTGCGAACAGCTCCAGCCAGCGTGAACCAATGTTGCCTTTACCGAACAACATCAGGCCAATACGTTTTTCTGCACGAAACAGCGACTGATGCAGCCCCTGAATCAAATGCTGAGTCGGACCGACACGCAGCACCGCTACGATGCTGATGTGATCCTCAGACTGCCAGACAAATTCGACTGGCTGGTCTTTGATTTGTTGCCAGAAACGGTGGCTGTGCAGCGGGTTGCGCGTCACGCCTGCCCCTACCAGCGCCACCAGTGCTAAACCATCTCGCAGTTGCAGATGACCCGGCAATGCGGCGTCCTGCAACAGGTTAAAGGCGCTATTCACCACTTCTGAGGTGTAGCACAACTGCAGAAGCTGGCGATCCGGGTGTGTCCCAACCGCCAGCGGTCGCAGCTGAGCGCGCTTGAGCAGCAGGTCAATCTCTTTGTTGAGAATGCCGAAGTCGTGGCTGTCAGGGATTTGAATCTCAATCAGGCAGACATCATCGTGACTGGTGACAATACGTGCCCCGGTGCCCGAAGCCAGTACGCGCTCAATACGCGTGGAGCCCTGCTCCGGCTGATAACTGCAGCGCAGTTGCAGATCGATATCGCTGTTCGATACTGGTTGCAGGGTGCGGGTATGCAGCACCGGCGCAGCAAGACGTGCCAGCTCGCTGGCTTCATCCAGACGCAGTAACGGCAGCAGACAGGCATCGGAGACTTTACGCGGGTCCGCACTATAAACCCCGGCGACGTCGCTCCAGATAGTCACGCGTCCGACACCGGCCAGCGCACCAATCTGCGTGGCAGAATAGTCAGAACCGTTACGGCCCAGCAAAACGGTTTCACCCGCCTCATTACGGCTGATAAATCCGGTCACCACCAGGCGCTTATGCGGATGCTGCGTCAGCAGCGCCTGTAACAGCGGCCAGGATTTTCCTTCATCAACCTGTGGCTGTGCAGCACGTTCGGCGCGCAGGAAATCGCGTGCATCGAGCCAAACCGCTTCAATATCACGCTGGCTCAACACCGCCGCCATCAGACGTGCCGACCAGATCTCACCATGCCCGACCACTTCGGCGTAAACCGCATCAGTAATGGTGCCATCCAGCAGTGCCGCCAGTTTTTCCAGATCGCGGATAAAGGTGGTGGTGAGGGTTTCTGCGGTTTCAGCAGGCAGCAGCGCAGCAATCAGCTCACTGTGGAAAC
This genomic stretch from Pantoea cypripedii harbors:
- a CDS encoding bifunctional aspartate kinase/homoserine dehydrogenase II codes for the protein MTISAGAGTPTSKQLHKFGGSSLADARCYQRVATIMADYSQPGDMMVVSAAGSTTNQLISWLKLSQSDRLSAHQVQQALRRFHSELIAALLPAETAETLTTTFIRDLEKLAALLDGTITDAVYAEVVGHGEIWSARLMAAVLSQRDIEAVWLDARDFLRAERAAQPQVDEGKSWPLLQALLTQHPHKRLVVTGFISRNEAGETVLLGRNGSDYSATQIGALAGVGRVTIWSDVAGVYSADPRKVSDACLLPLLRLDEASELARLAAPVLHTRTLQPVSNSDIDLQLRCSYQPEQGSTRIERVLASGTGARIVTSHDDVCLIEIQIPDSHDFGILNKEIDLLLKRAQLRPLAVGTHPDRQLLQLCYTSEVVNSAFNLLQDAALPGHLQLRDGLALVALVGAGVTRNPLHSHRFWQQIKDQPVEFVWQSEDHISIVAVLRVGPTQHLIQGLHQSLFRAEKRIGLMLFGKGNIGSRWLELFAREQETLSARTGFEFILAGVADSRRSLLSYDGLEASRALAFFDDEAEERDEESLFLWMRAHPFDDLVVLDVTASEPLAQQYLDFASHGFHVISANKVAGASNSQSWRQIRDAFTKTGRHWLYNATVGAGLPVNHTVRDLRESGDSILAISGIFSGTLSWLFLQFDGTVPFTELVDQAWQQGLTEPDPRVDLSGQDVMRKLVILAREAGYNIEPDQVRVESLVPSSCKGESIDHFFENAEELNDQMLQRLEAAQEMGLVLRYVARFDANGKARVGVEAVRPEHPLAALLPCDNVFAIESRWYRDNPLVIRGPGAGRDVTAGAIQSDINRLAQLL